accacagaaaagtggtcttggtttttccctacggtcaattataaaaaagttacaatataagttatttatagtaacaactaagggaagttaatcttaaaaaaaaaaaaaaattgtaagtccacacagaaatccttaccaggtagagattggtcaaaatacacctcaaaattggatgtaacatgcatgttgtactacagaaaagtggtctcgatttttccctacgtctagtaatgaaaaagttacaatataagctatttatagtaacaacaaagggaagtaattctaaagaagggaactccgcaagacacttcgtctcatgatggtgtataattgtgccaagttacatcaaaatccctctatgcatgaagaagatatgctctggacaaagtattcattcttgtatcctttgacctctaagtgtgaccttgaccttagacctagggacctggttcttgcgcacgacactccgtctcatgatggtgaacaattgtgccaactttcatcaaaatccctccatgcatgtagaagatatgctaaccctaaccctaacctaaccctaaccctatttttagtaacaatgaccttgaccttgatcccagaaaccccaaaatcaatccctagctacaactttatataagttttctatacaccaagtttcatcatgatagctcattcctaagttaagttattgaccggaaaccctttttctattttaagtaacagtgaccttgaccttgaccccagaaaccccaaaatcaatcccagcctttgtcttgatataagccacatacataccaagttttattcaaatatctttaccgaaacaaaagttattgaccggaaaccctttttctattttaagtaacagtgaccttgaccttgaccccagaaaccccaaaatcaatcccagcctttgtctttatataagctacatacataccaagttttattcaaatatctttaccgaaacaaaagttattgaccggaaaccctttttctattttaagtaacagtgaccttgaccttgaccccagaaaccccaaaatcaatcccagcctttgtcttgatataagctacatacataccaagttttattcaaatatctttaccgaaacaaaagttattaaccggaaacaccagtttgacgccgccgccgccgccgccgccgcccacccgcccgaccgacatctaccccaaccTAATAACTCGGGTTTtaacgaaaacctggttaaatatagctgctattgtgcagacaaggtcaaaatagctaattttggccctttctggggccataactctggaacccatattgggatctggccagttcaaaaaaggaatcgagatcttatggtgatacaagttgtgtgcaagtaacgttaaaataaaatcataaatgaaaccattatcctgcagacaagaaattgttgacacacggacTGACGCAGAcgaagctcaccttgtcactatatgacaggtgagctagaaaAGATATGCTTTATAAGAAAAACAAGTAATTGAAAATTGTATTTAAGAAAAGCTGAATAAGGCAGCAGGAGGCATTAAAAaccaatataaaaacaaactaaaggtataataatttatcatatttacCTATCATATGATTCTCTAGAAAAGTTTTAAAGACTCCATAATCAGTAAGTCTAAAGAAAGTCTACAAAAACTTTCCTTTATAAAGGGACATACCTCCTTAAATACCtcattatatcaaaaacaaataaataaacatacgcaaagtaaaaaaaaaatcaaaaatattaaccTAGTGTATAAGAAACAGAGAAATTTCTTCTTGTTTACTTGAAAATTAAGACAGAACAATTAGTACTCTGTTGAACTCACAAAACTTTTTTATACACATACTTATAATTACtaagaaataaagtatttataaattttgaaaaatatcacaaaaatctAGAGGTAAGTCTCTTTAAAACTTTTTGTTCCCTGTATAAAATTGAGAGGAAAAATGAAGTTAACAAATATCCGCTTTCCTTAAAGTATGACATTGCAGATACCCGAGaagttttaaatgtataatattgttatGTGAtctctttaaataaatctttttttaaatgtttcgttaaggtttaggagtatatcaccaaaacacagaaatattttacaaatgaataacattgttaccaatattttacttaaccattacatgttctgccgtactgtcccctactgaaaatattctgaaaaagttgtccccctttgaaaatgaatgccatttgtaaagaaataaaaataaacaattgctgaaaactgtgttccacttaattatgtaaaatttcaacactcgcatgcgattgcaaatgaatcaaaactaacatgtgtaacagttctttgaaaatggtgagtttttgaaggcgtttgactgcccggaagtgggtcccatttaggaagtctttttttcggaattcaatgtttattttagtatactgacacttgttttgttgtttttgtaatgatagcgtgtatattacttatattactctacaaaacaagtgtcagtatactgatataagcattgaattccgaaaaaagaactgtttaaacaggccccacttccagacagtcaagcgcttttaaaaactcaccattttcaaggaactgttacacatgtttgttttgatgcatttgttatAGCGTgcaagtgttgaaatttcacataactaggtggaacacagttttcagcgattgtttatttttatttctttacaaatgacattcattttcaaaggggggcaacttttcagaatattttcagtacgggacagtacggcagaacatgtaatggtcaggtaaaatattggtaacgatgttgttcgtttataaaatatttctgtgttttggtgatatactcctaaaccttaaagttTGGGAATAAATGAGTAGCCACCTGACAATGTCTGCTCAGGTGACCTAGTAAGCCATCAATCCTCAGGTTTTGCACTAGGAAACTTTTTGTTGCTATTATTTTCAAAGCATCATTGTTCTTATACAATAGAAAGCTGTAATTTTGGAAAATCTGTACATCATATCATaccatttcaaaattttcaactttttcacTTGTATTGTTTGGCTTTTTGAATAAATCGATCTATCTGATAAAAGAAAACGCTATAATTTTACATGtcatatcaaaataatttatttgcatGCTTTAATAACCAACTCTTATTCAAGTCCatacaatatcccttaaaaagactAAGCTATAATTGACTGAATTGATCTTTAATTTCTCAATTGCCTATTATTCAACATAACTGCTTATTGATggaaattaaaatcttttgaaaacCACTTGTCAATGATTCgtttttatttatgttcatttCTATTCTATAGGTAAACACAAGGCGAACAAAATGGGTGACAATGCAGTAAAACAGTAATTTGAAAACATCTTTACAGAAGAAAGAACTCGTACAATTGGAAGAAAGAGTTTAATTGCTGCTAATAAAGAATTGAGATGGGTGTCACACTTTAAGCAATATGACCACTTTATTCAAAATTAGTTATAATAGGGTTCTCAAgattttgctttttattaataAATCAGTCTTACTCAATCCTTAAcctatgttgttgttttgtttgttttgtacttCTCATCAGCACcagatatatattttcaaatattgctTGTTTCATGACTTATAATTCAAATTTATCTACTAATGGTTGATCCATGAATTTCAGTAGTAAAAAAGTGTTTCatacttaatactattttttgtttcagcagttttaaaggaaatatcatatatttattttgattaccCCATCTGCAGAATATAAGACAGATGTTACATATTAAATTCTGCTTTTTTAACCTCAACATAGAAAGTCTAATATGTTATTCATGATATCATAAGAAACATGGGGGAAATAAGCTTTTACAAAAAAACCTTCACTGAAACATAGTAAGCCATCATCATGAAGATACCAGGCTGTAGCTTTTGTCTGGggtaatttatgtaaaattgtaccATATATATTTACACACAAAATACTTTTTGTTGTAAAGTAATCTTTTTTCATGACATAAGTGGTACAATAATGTATGGAAACCAAACCAAGTGTAAGAAACAAATTTTTGAAGGAGTTATTATAATGAAGAACAGGTTGAGAAAAGGGTTGATAAATATCCCGACACCAACATCTTTTCAACACATTCTGCGGGTTTACCTTGCAACCTTGCCTAACACTTTGACAAGTGACGGAATGAAATTAGGCAGAAAATCTATTAAATTGGCACCTTAGGATCATAACAAATTACCAAGCTACCAATAATGCAATAGACATAATTACCTGTAAGAGTAGTAGCATTATATCAAATAGTGTCATCGTAACCAGGTAGATAGGTGGGGAATATCACCTCCACCAGACAGGCTATTTGTTCTATAGGCAATATAATTAGGCAAATTATCTCACATTATCTTGTCCAAATAGAAATTATCATGGTGAGGTAACAGAGAGGTAGCAGGGGTTGTAATGCTTACCATCTCCCTGCAGTGACAAAGCCTTCCCAGAATACTTCTGTAAATAATGAACTAGTTCTTGGCTAAATGCTTTCTAAATTAGTTTAATTACTGTGCACTAGCTGCTAGATACAAAACTGCAATTTAagattttaacaaagaaataaggTTGGCATATATGAATAAACttgattataatattatattgcagcaaacataaaatgcattatttataCTGACGATGTTTATTCGTAATTTTTCAACCAGTTTATAAACATAATCTCAATTTggatgaaaacaataaacaaataatatgGTCTGAATAAATATGTCAATTGTGTGATTATTTCATCAAGCACTTGtttctttgtaaatatttgaattttacaCCCTGGTGTGCTATACCTTGAGTAACTGTCTGCCAACTTAAGTTTACTCCGAAAACAACAACCCTTCTTTTTAATCTAATTTTCAACTTTATATGAATTTCATTGGCCTACACAAACTACACTTGCCTTTTTCACTTAACAGACAATAAAAGACTGTAGTAGTTGATTGGAAAATTAAGACTTTTGATGAAAAACACCTGAAAATCACTCTAAACATGGTGCCATAGggatttttattgttgatatTACAGGCTAATGGTCTTGAAATTTAATACCCTGCTTACAACTTCAAACATCTTCATAGTTCACttattttatgaacataaaattaaacaTTCTTTCACAATTACAATGTATGCTTTCATTAGTACTAAATCTCATAACTGTAACATTTTAAGCTTTTTGGTGCAATTCCAAGTTTTTCGGTACTTTACCAATAACAGTTAAGCGATGAAGattatttcaaaatgcaaaataccaataggcatctttcaaaaaaatcttcttgattcacgtatttgaaatctttttaacaatatattcatTCAGGAGGGGATATGAAATTATAAGCAGCAGtatttgtaattgtattttacagtaaacatttatatatcacAATGGGATGTTGTCTGTTGTCCACTACCTTACTTTGATTTTGGTCTAGAGTTACGGATGTGCATTAcattacaacttatattaattctCAATTCTGACCAAACATATCTTTTACATTTATCTTTCTTCAAACTGTATAAAATAATCTCAGTTCAAAAATAATACAAGCAATAAAAAGTCAAAACTAACAAgtaagaaattataaaaacagatttttttttattgtcaaaatgcaagttttcataatattataatataacaatttATGACAGTAAGCAACATTTATGGGTCTCATCATGATTCAATATCAGGTCATAAAAATCAAAACAGGagtcaaaaatatgaaataaatgttggCCTTTAAGTTAACATTAACTAAACTTCATATTACTTTTACAGACTATTCATGTATTAAAGGACACTTATAGTTCAAGATTAATGATTAATCAAACACAATCACACCAATATCACGAGTCCAGCTCTTAGAGAACACCAAGCTTCCGTTAAAGTTTTCCATGGAGTAAGAAGAGAATCGGGTGATAAAACAGTAACATTTTCACTGGAGCCCCGTTTAGAAGCTATTATGTATACTgcatgaaatttaaaatgaaaagcaGATATCTTAATGATTTCTGTTTTTGTCTCAGATCCAGAAAACTGGCCATAACTTgaattgaaatactgtttaatAGGATGTAAAGATAATTAAACATATAACAGAATATTAAATAAAGCATGCAATCCAATTATTGACAAGCCATAAAGAGTTAAGCATAAACTGAACTTATGTCTTACAGTCTCAAATTTATTCGTATTAAATGAAACTACTGCCAGCTTGGAACATTAATTTTTACCATGGCATTTTAATTACATTGCAGCACATTGTTAACCATGACTTTTACTCACCTTAAAATGCCGATGATTGTTGTCTAAACCATTTTTCTGGATAAGATCATCATCAGAAAAAACATCATCTTCTAATGAGAAACTgacttcttttttcttcttttcattaaGTAAACTGTCCTCTGATGGTAGTGAAAAAACTGTTATACTGCCATCAAATACTTGTCTGTCATTTATAtctggatctactttaatttgaTTATTGTTCTTTCTTTTCTGTTCTTCCTTTCTTTCCCTGTCTATTCTTCTAATGATGCAAATGGTGGCCAAAATTCCAAGGGAGAGAACAACTGTTACTATGCCAACTATAATTGCTATCAAGAAGTTCTGGTTACTCAAGACATCAGTAGATACTTCTGTTTTAGTTGCATTGCTTGATTTTATTCTGATGAAAAGCACACATGGTGATGTTTTTGCTCTAGGTTTACCATAATCTGACACAAGTATATCTAGTTTGAACAGTTTACCTACTTCCACTGAATCTACTGATTTTGTAATTTGAATTTCACCCGTGTTTGGATTTATTTGAAACAGCTCAGAATCATTTCTGGCAATAATGTCAAATCTCAGTCGACTATTTCCAGTTCCAATTTCATCAGCATCACTGGCAAGAACTCTTGTCACTATCTGCCAAGGTTTTGCCGACTGCACCACAGAAGCTGTATTGTTATCTGGTCTTGGAAAGCGAATTTCAGGATACATATCATTTGCATCAGATACTAGAACTACTACAGTGCCTGTACTGCTGAGCGGATTTTCACCTTTATCAGTTGCAATTACTTTGAACTCATATCTATCTTGAGCCTCACGATCTAATTCTTGgtttgttttaatatttccaTTCGAAAACATAATAAAAGGAATGTTATCTCTATCATCTGGATGTATTTTGTATTCAACCTGAGCATTAACTCCAAGGTCATTGTCTGTAGCAATAACGTTTCCAACTGGAGTATCAGCTGGGAGATTTTCTAGCACAACAATTGTAAAAGGGGACATTTTAAATACTGGTTTCTCATCATTTACATCTGTGATGTGTAAGTTAATCATAGCGGAGCCAGTTTTGGATGGTTCCCCTTCTTCTCCTTCATCTATAGCATAAATCGGGAAAACATATGATGATATGGTGTCTCTATCCAGAGACCTGTTCAGCCGTAGATTAGCAATGTTATTtggtaaattttcaaaatagaagTAATTCTTGTGAGTGtatctttttgaaatttcaaagctTACTTTAGAGTTTTTGCCTGAGTCTAAATCTGTAGCACTAACTTGAAGAATAAAATCTCTGACTGGTAAATCTTCTCTCACATTTTTTGTATACGGAGACTCGGTAAAGACTGGTGTGTTATCATTTTTATCCAAGATGGAAATATTGAAAGATGCTGAAGCGGGCAGTGGTGGTTTACCATTATCCTGGCAATGAACTGTGACAGTCTGGATCTGATTCCTCTCATAATCAAGCGGTTGTGCAACAAAAATCTTATACTTATTCATATCAATTCTCTGTATATCGAAGTCTATACTCTGTATTATACAGCTAGCCATTCCTTGCTTTCCTTCATCATGGTCCACAACCTCAACAAAGGCAACCACTTTTCCTATATTTGCAGACTCTGGAACTTCTGCATTGTCATTTTGGGTTAACAAATTCATAACAATCTTAGGTGCATTATTTCCTGTGTTTTcaatattaacaataacaaaagtCTGTGTTGACAATGACTGTCCATCAATGGGATTATCGTAGGCTTCCACAATAATCCTATAGATTTTACCCGGAGAATACACAATTTTCtcttttagaataatt
This window of the Mercenaria mercenaria strain notata chromosome 5, MADL_Memer_1, whole genome shotgun sequence genome carries:
- the LOC123557393 gene encoding putative protocadherin beta-18, with product MERKMIYLSVYVTIIGITSLAQDITYHIEEELSNSTKIGNIGDDSNLFSAIGGSDSSSLTFSFLTTGNQYSHYFRVGKNSADLFTNDVIDRETVCEFTEICMLVLQIAAKSELGSFFRILKIHVFINDINDHSPVFSKSTLTLPVSEAVLVGTSYAIDGARDRDTSPEYSLKQYELQSVDPDFTGNLPFSIQFSKHLDGSSIIRLYVTEPLNREVRDAYHLEITAFDGDIPPRQGRLPVFIIVSDANDNQPQFDSPSYNCTVTEETMEGEVIIQLNATDLDSEDNGKIKYKLSPHQSNEIFDKFGIIEDTGEIILKEKIVYSPGKIYRIIVEAYDNPIDGQSLSTQTFVIVNIENTGNNAPKIVMNLLTQNDNAEVPESANIGKVVAFVEVVDHDEGKQGMASCIIQSIDFDIQRIDMNKYKIFVAQPLDYERNQIQTVTVHCQDNGKPPLPASASFNISILDKNDNTPVFTESPYTKNVREDLPVRDFILQVSATDLDSGKNSKVSFEISKRYTHKNYFYFENLPNNIANLRLNRSLDRDTISSYVFPIYAIDEGEEGEPSKTGSAMINLHITDVNDEKPVFKMSPFTIVVLENLPADTPVGNVIATDNDLGVNAQVEYKIHPDDRDNIPFIMFSNGNIKTNQELDREAQDRYEFKVIATDKGENPLSSTGTVVVLVSDANDMYPEIRFPRPDNNTASVVQSAKPWQIVTRVLASDADEIGTGNSRLRFDIIARNDSELFQINPNTGEIQITKSVDSVEVGKLFKLDILVSDYGKPRAKTSPCVLFIRIKSSNATKTEVSTDVLSNQNFLIAIIVGIVTVVLSLGILATICIIRRIDRERKEEQKRKNNNQIKVDPDINDRQVFDGSITVFSLPSEDSLLNEKKKKEVSFSLEDDVFSDDDLIQKNGLDNNHRHFKPNLSYLTPSTKKVEDNHSETSGDTGTSDSGRGGSDEEIHTSMSQSPRDKMMDFTRPLPPISHQEIIPFSFKKGMALPYNNRDYSSRPDVINTDNIEMSRRDLDPHKHGLSTMAVHLPNDSLDRSRNKVVLLQTDSGIHSDTNSNEGDNTRDCMV